A genomic segment from Daphnia pulex isolate KAP4 chromosome 5, ASM2113471v1 encodes:
- the LOC124195038 gene encoding tyrosine-protein phosphatase Lar-like isoform X1, whose protein sequence is MERSGRRPWLWFFTCLTLVSLFQLMQCAADGSFTSNHTVNFIDFVKYLTHPPEIVERPKDVAVRSGGIAAFYCRARGEPTPQLSWRKNGRKVSPQSPRYLVIPQPSMSVLRIDSAKAGKDDAKYECVAENGVGDAVVASATLSIYPETDLPSGFPRITSWPAQLPVVEKGRTHLLECGASGIPEPSISWIRDMVPVNLSNPRYQQIASDSKSKGSLQITNSEEEDQGKYECVAENSLGIEISNVSTLHVRVRRVPPYFSMPVQSIHEVKPGSSLNITCVAGGSPMPYVKWRKGLEDLEPEHSLPIGRNILVLEDIQESANYTCVASSKLGQVENTTFVRVEELPYAPSNVRISEITATSVHISWHYDGPPSEAVEFVIQYKPKLAAASEHSEVVGLKTNYYTVQGLNPFTEYEFYVVAVSAIGRGLASTATFVTTGETADPTYGGPKPGSAPKNVQVRPLSSTTMVIQWEEPDTPNGQVIGYKVFYTMNPGMPIASWDSQVVDHNPLTTISDLTPHTIYTIRVQAETSVGGGPLSTPVQVKTQHGVPSQPTGLRAIDVSATSVSLEWARPHHTGENVNSYELYWNDTFTKEKHHRPLPVSETYVLNGLQPNTLYYIWLAAKSKRGEGATTPPIPVRTDQYVPTAPPENVRAEPEDSSSVRVMWSPPPVDKQNGHISHYKLYYVEASRPDKEAIEMMLKSPLQDGTEFKLEELKKWTQYRIWLLAGTVVGDGPPSESITVRTQEDDSVIVPGDPQKVAVVSVNSTSIRVEWKPPVEKEQYGIIRGYQIHVQEVDAKDAVVGQPLRYDVGAVEEYTIGGLQPDTSYSIQVAALTRKGDGARSAPKKATTPGGVPNRPAVNLKIVKEEPTVSVEVAWSRPTQSYGELKGYRLRYGPKDTSGMPASDNNMIELALDGTQVQHRLIEGLERGLEYEFRVAGRNHIGFGQEAVQVLPTPEGAPSGPPTNITYRFQTPDVVVIRWDVPALEHRNGRVTGYLIQFYKKVDNSVVTERNVSGSMGKAVFTSLEENMDYEFRIYARTNKGSGPFSDRVLFRTERDIVRAPMTVRAMATSFSSVEVWWETVPGRGKVIGYTVFYTMTAVDDLDEWQQKSVPVTGSCELSNLERNSQYAVTVAARTKSGYGRLSDKVTVTVKPEDVPTELRAHSVSTHSMSLSWQQPIRLNPISYKVTFDAVKEFVDSQGITQTQVISPQTSILSQDTLTFSVNELSPFTTYNVNVSAVPPDRSYRPPARITVTTQMAAPLPMVKPDFYGVLNGEEITVILPQASEEYGPISHYLLVVVPEDKRSEHKQPDQFMNSDLIQANSHAGGGGGGGGGGVGGGQQGHGNLKAGTMKPSEERVQPYVAAKFLRRNVPYTFLLGNGEEFEGMLNRKLDKMMRYRVFLRAVVDTPHKHLYTSSPFSDYLALDMREAPAGELPQRPNPNVGNVDSSYVPVPSETEEAGLLWIALATSAVVFVILLVIVAVVCSRKKRRSPKSSDHSSVTKPLMGGVGLADASLSAGGAGAAGASTAVNDPVELRRLNFQTPGMASHPPIIIHDISLHIDALKMNDNLKFSQEYESIETGQQFTWEHSNAEINKPKNRYANVIAYDHSRIILEQVPGVPGSDYINGNFCDGYRKRDAYIATQGPLPESFADFWRMCWEQKTSTIVMMTRLEERARIKCDQYWPSRGSDTYGVVSVMITDVQELATYCVRTFQLHRLGTSEHREIKQLQFTAWPDHGVPDHPAPFLQFLKRVRALNSAEAGPMIVHCSAGVGRTGAFIVIDSMLERLRYENTIDVYGHVTVLRAQRNYMVQTEDQYIFIHDALLEAVTCGDTEIPARSLHAHLQSLMQPCVRGDSGTLSSMTGMQQEFKKLAGIRTHPGRFVSASLPVNKPKNRLVNVLPYESTRVILQPMRGVEGSDYINASFVDGYRYRNAYVATQGPLAETTEDFWRMLWEHNSTIVVMLTKLQEMGQEKCHQYWPSDRSIRYQYVVVEPVTEYNMPQYILREFKMTDARDGQSRTVRQFQFTDWPEEGVPKSGEGFIEFLGQVHKTKEQFGQEGPITVHCSAGVGRTGVFITLSIDLERMQYEGVVDVFQTVRILRTQRPAMVQTEDQYQFCYRSALEYLGSFDHYAGCD, encoded by the exons atgGAGCGGTCTGGCCGGCGACCGTGGCTCTGGTTCTTCACCTGCTTGACGCTCGTCTCCTTGTTCCAATTGATGCAATGCGCTGCCGATG gcTCCTTCACTTCCAATCACACCGTCAACTTCATCGACTTCGTCAAATATTTGACAC atccGCCCGAGATTGTGGAGCGACCGAAAGACGTTGCCGTTCGTTCGGGAGGAATCGCCGCGTTTTACTGCCGGGCCCGAGGAGAACCGACGCCTCAACTCTCATGGCGCAAAAACGGACGCAAG GTTTCCCCGCAATCGCCGCGCTACCTGGTGATCCCGCAGCCGTCCATGTCGGTCCTGCGGATCGACTCGGCCAAGGCGGGCAAGGACGACGCCAAATACGAGTGCGTGGCCGAAAACGGAGTCGGAGACGCCGTCGTCGCATCCGCCACCTTATCCATCTACCCAG AAACGGATTTGCCCTCTGGATTTCCGCGCATCACGTCGTGGCCGGCTCAATTACCCGTCGTGGAAAAGGGGCGGACTCATCTCCTGGAATGCGGAGCTTCCGGCATTCCGGAACCGTCCATCTCTTGGATTCGTGACATGGTGCCCGTCAATCTTTCGAATCCGCGCTACCAGCAAATCGCTTCCGACTCGAAATCCAAAG GTTCGCTGCAAATCACCAACAGCGAAGAAGAGGATCAAGGCAAATACGAATGCGTGGCCGAGAACTCGCTGGGCATTGAAATATCGAACGTGTCGACGCTGCACGTCAGAG TGCGCCGTGTTCCGCCCTACTTTTCGATGCCGGTGCAATCGATCCACGAGGTCAAGCCCGGCTCGTCGCTCAACATCACTTGCGTGGCCGGCGGCTCGCCCATGCCGTACGTCAAGTGGCGCAAAGGCCTGGAGGACCTGGAGCCGGAGCATTCGCTGCCCATTGGCCGCAACATCCTCGTCTTGGAAGACATACAAGAGTCGGCCAATTACACTTGCGTCGCTTCCAGCAAGCTGGGCCAAGTGGAAAACACGACCTTTGTCCGCGTCGAAG AACTGCCGTACGCGCCGTCCAACGTCCGCATTTCCGAGATAACGGCCACTTCGGTGCACATCAGCTGGCACTACGACGGGCCGCCGAGCGAGGCCGTCGAGTTTGTGATCCAGTACAAGCCGAAATTGGCGGCGGCCTCTGAGCATTCGGAAGTGGTCGGCCTCAAGACCAACTACTACACAGTGCAGGGACTCAACCCGTTCACTGAATACGAGTTCTACGTCGTGGCTGTCAGCGCCATCGGCCGTGGTCTGGCCAGCACGGCCACCTTCGTCACCACGGGAGAAACAG CCGATCCCACATACGGAGGACCAA AGCCCGGATCTGCCCCTAAAAACGTGCAAGTGAGACCGTTGAGCTCGACGACGATGGTGATCCAGTGGGAAGAGCCCGACACGCCCAACGGCCAAGTAATT GGCTACAAAGTGTTTTACACGATGAACCCGGGGATGCCGATCGCGTCGTGGGACTCGCAGGTGGTGGACCACAACCCGCTGACGACCATCAGCGACTTGACGCCGCACACGATTTACACGATCCGCGTGCAGGCGGAGACGAGCGTCGGCGGCGGACCGCTGTCGACGCCCGTCCAGGTCAAGACCCAGCACGGCGTGCCCAGCCAACCGACGGGACTGAGGGCCATCGACGTCTCGGCCACTTCGGTCTCGCTCGAATGGGCACGACCTCATCACACGGGCGAAAATGTCAACAGCTACGAACTTTACTGGAACGACACGTTCACCAAA GAGAAACATCATCGGCCTCTGCCCGTCAGTGAAACGTATGTCCTCAACGGCCTCCAACCCAACACGCTCTATTACATTTGGCTGGCGGCCAAATCGAAACGCGGCGAAGGGGCCACCACCCCGCCGATCCCCGTACGAACCGACCAATACG TGCCGACAGCGCCGCCTGAGAATGTGCGGGCCGAGCCGGAGGACAGCAGTTCGGTGCGGGTCATGTGGAGTCCGCCGCCGGTGGACAAGCAGAACGGCCACATTTCCCACTACAAGCTGTATTACGTGGAGGCCAGCCGGCCGGACAAGGAGGCCATTGAGATGATGCTCAAGAGTCCGTTGCAGGACGGGACGGAATTCAAACTGGAGGAGCTCAAGAAATGGACCCAGTACCGCATTTGGCTCCTGGCCGGCACCGTGGTCGGAGACGGCCCTCCGTCCGAGTCCATCACCGTTCGAACCCAAGAAGATG ACTCCGTCATTG TTCCCGGCGATCCGCAGAAAGTGGCCGTCGTTTCGGTCAACTCGACGTCGATCCGAGTCGAGTGGAAACCGCCCGTCGAAAAGGAACAGTACGGCATCATCCGCGGATACCAAATTCACGTCCAGGAAGTCGACGCAAAG GATGCCGTTGTTGGCCAGCCGTTGCGATACGACGTCGGCGCCGTTGAGGAATACACGATCGGCGGTCTCCAGCCGGACACGTCCTACTCGATCCAGGTGGCCGCACTCACCCGTAAAGGCGACGGGGCTCGTTCAGCTCCCAAGAAAGCGACGACGCCCGGCGGCGTCCCCAACCGCCCGGCCGTCAACCTCAAAATCGTCAAGGAAGAGCCGACCGTCAGCGTCGAAGTGGCCTGGAGCCGGCCCACTCAGTCGTATGGCGAACTGAAAGGCTACCGGCTGCGTTACGGACCCAAGGACACGTCGGGCATGCCGGCCAGCGACAACAACATGATCGAGCTGGCCCTGGACGGAACGCAAGTCCAGCACCGACTCATTGAAGGCCTCGAGCGCGGATTGGAGTACGAATTCCGGGTAGCCGGACGCAATCACATCGGCTTCGGCCAGGAAGCCGTCCAGGTTCTGCCGACGCCGGAAGGGGCCCCGTCGGGTCCGCCAACCAACATCACGTACCGTTTCCAGACGCCCGACGTGGTGGTCATCCGCTGGGACGTCCCGGCCCTGGAGCACCGCAACGGCCGAGTGACGGGCTACCTGATTCAATTCTACAAGAAGGTGGACAACAGCGTCGTGACGGAGCGCAACGTGTCGGGCTCGATGGGCAAGGCCGTCTTCACTTCACTGGAGGAGAACATGGACTACGAATTTCGCATCTACGCCAGGACCAACAAAGGATCGGGTCCGTTCAGCGACCGCGTCCTCTTCCGGACGGAGCGGGACATTGTCCGGGCGCCCATGACGGTCCGCGCCATGGCCACTTCCTTCTCTTCTGTCGAGGTGTGGTGGGAGACGGTGCCCGGCCGGGGCAAGGTCATCGGCTACACGGTCTTCTACACAATGACGGCCGTCGACGACCTGGACGAGTGGCAGCAGAAATCGGTGCCGGTGACGGGCTCGTGCGAGCTGTCCAACCTGGAGCGCAATTCCCAGTACGCGGTGACGGTGGCGGCCCGGACCAAGTCGGGCTACGGCCGTCTGTCGGACAAGGTGACGGTGACGGTCAAGCCGGAAGACGTTCCGACGGAGCTGCGTGCCCACTCTGTCAGCACCCACTCGATGTCGCTGTCGTGGCAGCAGCCGATCCGGCTCAACCCCATCAGCTACAAGGTGACGTTCGACGCCGTCAAGGAGTTTGTCGACTCGCAGGGCATCACTCAGACGCAGGTCATCAGTCCGCAGACGTCGATCCTATCGCAGGACACGCTGACCTTTTCCGTCAACGAGCTCTCGCCCTTCACCACCTACAACGTCAACGTCAGCGCCGTGCCGCCCGACCGCTCCTACCGGCCGCCGGCCCGCATCACCGTCACCACTCAGATGGCGGCCCCGCTGCCCATGGTCAAGCCGGACTTTTACGGCGTCCTCAACGGCGAGGAGATCACGGTCATCCTGCCGCAGGCCTCGGAGGAGTACGGACCCATCAGCCACTACCTGCTGGTCGTCGTGCCGGAAGACAAGCGCAGCGAGCACAAGCAGCCGGACCAGTTTATGAACAGCGATTTGATCCAGGCCAACAGTCACGCCGGAggtggaggtggtggcggtggtggaggCGTCGGTGGGGGACAGCAGGGTCACGGCAATCTCAAGGCCGGCACGATGAAACCGTCGGAGGAGCGGGTGCAGCCCTACGTGGCGGCCAAGTTCCTGCGCCGCAACGTGCCCTACACTTTCCTGCTGGGCAACGGCGAGGAGTTTGAGGGCATGCTCAACCGCAAACTGGACAAGATGATGCGCTACCGGGTCTTCCTCCGGGCCGTCGTCGACACGCCCCACAAGCACCTCTACACGTCGAGTCCGTTCTCCGACTACCTGGCGCTGGACATGCGCGAAGCGCCCGCCGGCGAACTGCCGCAGCGGCCCAACCCCAACGTGGGCAACGTGGACTCGTCGTACGTGCCCGTCCCGTCCGAGACGGAGGAAGCCGGCCTCCTGTGGATCGCCCTGGCCACTTCGGCCGTCGTCTTCGTCATCCTGCTGGTCATCGTGGCCGTCGTCTGCTCGCGCAAGAAGCGCCGCTCTCCCAAATCGTCTGACCACTCGTCCGTCACCAAGCCGCTGATGGGCGGCGTCGGTCTGGCCGACGCCTCCCTGTCGGCCGGCGGGGCCGGAGCCGCCGGAGCCTCAACGGCCGTCAACGACCCGGTGGAACTGCGTCGGCTCAACTTCCAGACGCCGGGCATGGCCTCCCACCCGCCCATCATCATCCACGACATTTCGCTGCACATCGACGCGCTGAAGATGAACGACAATCTCAAGTTCTCGCAGGAGTACGAGTCGATCGAGACGGGCCAGCAGTTCACGTGGGAGCACTCGAACGCCGAGATCAACAAGCCCAAGAACCGCTACGCCAACGTCATCGCCTACGACCACTCGCGCATCATTTTGGAGCAGGTGCCGGGCGTGCCCGGCAGCGACTACATCAACGGCAACTTTTGCGACGGCTACCGCAAGAGGGACGCGTACATCGCGACCCAGGGGCCGCTGCCCGAGTCGTTCGCCGACTTTTGGCGCATGTGCTGGGAGCAGAAGACGTCGACCATCGTCATGATGACGCGGCTGGAGGAGCGGGCCCGCATCAAGTGCGACCAGTACTGGCCCAGCCGCGGCTCGGACACATACGGCGTCGTCAGCGTCATGATCACGGACGTCCAGGAGCTGGCCACCTACTGCGTCCGCACCTTCCAGCTCCACCGGCTGGGCACCAGCGAACACCGCGAGATCAAGCAGCTCCAGTTCACGGCCTGGCCGGATCACGGCGTGCCCGACCACCCGGCCCCTTTCCTCCAGTTCCTCAAGCGAGTCAGGGCCCTTAATTCGGCCGAGGCCGGCCCCATGATCGTCCACTGCAGCGCCGGCGTCGGCCGGACGGGCGCCTTCATCGTCATCGACTCGATGCTGGAGCGTCTGCGCTACGAGAACACGATCGACGTCTACGGCCACGTGACGGTCCTCCGTGCCCAGCGCAACTACATGGTCCAGACGGAGGACCAGTACATCTTCATCCACGACGCCCTGCTGGAGGCGGTCACGTGCGGCGACACGGAGATCCCGGCCCGCTCGCTCCACGCCCACCTGCAGAGTCTGATGCAGCCGTGCGTGCGCGGCGACTCTGGCACCCTGTCCAGCATGACGGGCATGCAGCAGGAGTTCAAGAAGCTGGCCGGCATCCGGACGCATCCGGGCCGCTTTGTCAGCGCCAGCCTGCCCGTCAACAAGCCCAAGAACCGGCTGGTCAACGTGTTGCCCTACGAGTCGACGCGGGTGATCCTGCAGCCGATGCGCGGAGTGGAGGGCAGCGACTACATCAACGCCAGCTTCGTCGACGGCTACCGCTACCGCAACGCCTACGTGGCCACCCAGGGGCCGCTGGCCGAGACGACCGAGGACTTTTGGCGCATGTTGTGGGAGCACAACTCGACCATCGTCGTCATGCTGACCAAACTGCAGGAGATGGGCCAGGAGAAGTGCCACCAGTACTGGCCGTCGGACCGATCCATCCGCTACCAGTACGTCGTGGTGGAGCCCGTCACCGAGTACAACATGCCGCAGTACATCCTGCGCGAGTTCAAGATGACGGACGCCAGGGACGGACAGTCGAGGACGGTGCGCCAGTTCCAGTTCACCGACTGGCCGGAGGAGGGCGTGCCCAAGTCGGGCGAGGGCTTCATCGAATTCCTGGGCCAGGTCCACAAGACCAAGGAGCAGTTTGGCCAGGAGGGACCCATCACGGTCCACTGCAGCGCCGGCGTCGGCCGCACCGGCGTCTTCATCACGCTCAGCATCGACTTGGAGCGGATGCAGTACGAAGGCGTCGTCGACGTCTTCCAGACGGTCCGCATCTTGCGCACCCAGAGGCCGGCCATGGTCCAGACGGAG GATCAGTACCAGTTCTGCTACCGGTCGGCGCTGGAATATCTGGGCTCGTTCGACCACTACGCCGGATGCGACTGA